The following proteins are encoded in a genomic region of Microthrixaceae bacterium:
- a CDS encoding ATP-binding cassette domain-containing protein gives MAVRRSSIDVPPWLRAGAPAAAVLAVQMVAFPVSLGPWLQGVVIGLLNALVVLGMMLVYRANRVINMAQASVGALPASLGIGLFLFGGPSMAVAGWLAVLAGVVGGSAAAVLGRQPATRAGALGVGVALVVAVGLPVLGSMGYVGGLLLGLVAAVVVGLAIDLVVVRRFRRSPRLVLTVATIGLAQFLAVGSLVVPRLWGRTDLVAPNRTFKMPGSLEVEVGTTVFRMDEIVAALVSVVLIAVVGMFLARTDVGVAVRAAAERGDRAAMLGVPVARLEAGVWVVASVLAFMGTYLQAGILGLDLTTGVGLRALVAALAAMALAGFGSIPSAVASAVAIGVLNVASGPAGGHQVITTDVVTALVVVVGLLLQASRKMRADRGDASSWQVSVDPTPVPAVLARLPEVRVGRWVLIAVTFVVAAALPEVLSPSQDFRAAMVASLAVLALSVVVLTGWTGEVTLGQMALAAVGATVTTYTTVHWEFDLVLALAVAGLATAVVSVVLGLPSLRWRGLYLAVTTLAFGVAATGWILNPSQADWIPRDQVERRPLLATWDLSSDTTMYRVCLVILIACLVAVAGIRRTRTGRVLRAVRDNAPGVQAYGVKVPLARLTAFGLSGFLAGVAGGMIVYVNEAYDVATFAPDQGLNVFITSVVGGVGSAFGAVLGAVVLDGSRNFLTGDWSLLPSAVGVLIVLMFLPGGLAELVYRIRERLLGAVASRRGIEMVRADIALAEATDPEGKANAREHPVVHADPDVPMQPDGLSVRNLDVSYGNVQVLFGVDVDIRPGEITALLGTNGAGKSTLLRAIGGVASVTAGAVHLGPVDLLALEPDEIAAAGIAQMPGGHGVFGGLTVEENLRVAAWLLRGDGSTVADRTAQALERFPVLAERGGDQAGDLSGGQQQQLALAMALMTRPQVLLIDELSLGLAPLVVERLIDELRALRDEGTTIVIVEQSVNVALSVADHAYFMEKGAIRFDGSADELAKQPELIQAIYLQGTRQALGETERAAPSTPRSSAPTGPAPTTAAETADPAPAPAPTVPALVTDDLNVTFGGISAVRGVSLSVAPGEIVGLIGPNGAGKTTLLDLISGFTAVDSGQIFLHGTDIFGLSPSSRARAGLGRSFQDARLFPGLTVTETVSTALERWIEAGDPLSAALRLPAVQMTEAAVAQRVEELLETFGLTTLRSSRVAELSTGSRRMVDLACVVAHGPSLVLLDEPSSGIAQREAEALAPVLSGLRSTMGVTLVVIEHDISLIASIADRLVALDEGAVVTSGTPEEVLNHRAVVESYLGTSTHTLKRSDHSNRTSTPEPSPLEVRHEPARRTGAAALAQAVACTTIRTSPGRGRLVGGGGRGGHRQGR, from the coding sequence TTGGCGGTCCGACGGAGTTCGATCGACGTACCGCCCTGGCTGCGTGCCGGCGCGCCGGCAGCGGCCGTGTTGGCGGTGCAGATGGTCGCCTTCCCGGTGTCGTTGGGGCCGTGGCTCCAAGGGGTGGTCATCGGCCTGCTCAACGCCCTGGTGGTGTTGGGCATGATGCTGGTGTACCGGGCCAACCGGGTCATCAACATGGCCCAGGCTTCCGTCGGGGCCCTGCCTGCGTCGCTGGGCATCGGACTGTTCCTGTTCGGCGGACCGTCCATGGCAGTGGCGGGCTGGCTGGCGGTGCTGGCCGGGGTGGTCGGAGGATCAGCGGCGGCGGTGCTGGGCCGCCAGCCCGCCACCCGGGCCGGTGCGTTGGGCGTGGGTGTAGCGCTGGTGGTGGCCGTCGGCCTGCCGGTTCTGGGTTCCATGGGGTACGTCGGCGGTCTCCTGCTGGGCCTGGTTGCCGCCGTGGTGGTGGGGCTTGCCATTGACCTGGTCGTGGTCCGTCGGTTCCGGCGGTCACCGAGGTTGGTCCTCACGGTGGCCACCATCGGTCTGGCTCAGTTCCTCGCCGTCGGATCATTGGTGGTGCCACGGCTGTGGGGCCGCACCGACCTGGTGGCACCAAACCGCACGTTCAAGATGCCGGGCAGCCTGGAGGTCGAGGTCGGGACCACCGTCTTCCGCATGGACGAGATTGTGGCCGCCCTCGTGTCGGTGGTGCTCATCGCCGTAGTCGGGATGTTCCTGGCCCGAACCGACGTCGGCGTGGCGGTTCGAGCCGCAGCCGAACGGGGCGACCGGGCCGCCATGCTCGGGGTTCCGGTAGCCCGTCTCGAGGCCGGGGTCTGGGTGGTGGCCTCGGTGCTGGCCTTCATGGGCACCTACCTGCAAGCCGGCATCCTCGGCCTCGACCTCACCACCGGCGTCGGGCTCAGGGCGTTGGTGGCGGCGTTGGCGGCCATGGCCCTGGCCGGGTTCGGTTCGATTCCCTCCGCCGTGGCATCGGCGGTGGCCATCGGTGTGCTGAACGTCGCCTCGGGGCCGGCGGGTGGTCACCAGGTCATCACCACCGACGTGGTGACGGCACTGGTCGTGGTTGTCGGGCTGCTCCTCCAGGCATCTCGCAAGATGAGAGCCGACCGAGGTGACGCATCGAGCTGGCAGGTCAGCGTCGACCCCACGCCGGTTCCAGCGGTACTGGCCCGCTTGCCCGAGGTCCGCGTTGGCCGCTGGGTCCTGATAGCGGTGACCTTCGTGGTGGCGGCGGCCCTCCCCGAGGTGCTCTCCCCCAGCCAGGACTTCCGAGCTGCCATGGTGGCGTCGTTGGCGGTGCTGGCCTTGTCGGTGGTCGTCCTCACCGGTTGGACCGGTGAGGTGACCCTCGGTCAGATGGCCCTGGCTGCCGTCGGTGCCACCGTCACCACTTACACCACGGTGCACTGGGAGTTCGACCTGGTGCTGGCGCTGGCGGTGGCCGGTCTCGCCACCGCGGTGGTGTCGGTGGTCCTCGGGTTGCCATCCCTGCGATGGCGGGGTCTCTACCTGGCCGTGACCACGCTCGCGTTCGGTGTCGCCGCCACCGGCTGGATCCTCAACCCGAGCCAAGCCGACTGGATCCCCAGGGACCAGGTCGAACGCCGTCCGCTGCTGGCCACGTGGGACCTGTCCAGCGACACCACCATGTACCGCGTCTGCCTGGTGATCTTGATCGCCTGCCTGGTGGCGGTGGCCGGAATCCGGCGTACCCGCACCGGCCGTGTCCTGCGAGCGGTGCGAGACAACGCCCCCGGGGTCCAGGCCTACGGCGTGAAGGTGCCGTTGGCCCGCCTCACCGCGTTCGGACTCTCTGGGTTCCTGGCCGGCGTGGCCGGCGGAATGATCGTCTATGTCAACGAGGCCTACGACGTGGCCACCTTCGCCCCCGACCAGGGTTTGAACGTGTTCATCACCTCGGTGGTCGGCGGCGTCGGCAGCGCGTTCGGCGCAGTCCTGGGCGCGGTGGTACTCGACGGAAGCCGCAACTTCCTCACGGGGGACTGGTCGCTGTTGCCGTCCGCGGTCGGAGTTCTGATCGTCCTCATGTTCCTACCCGGTGGTCTGGCCGAGCTCGTGTACCGGATCCGTGAACGGCTGCTGGGCGCGGTGGCTTCCCGTCGGGGGATCGAGATGGTCAGAGCAGACATCGCGCTGGCCGAAGCCACCGACCCCGAGGGCAAGGCCAACGCTCGTGAGCATCCGGTGGTCCACGCCGATCCCGATGTTCCCATGCAACCCGACGGACTCAGCGTGCGAAACCTGGACGTGTCCTACGGCAACGTGCAGGTGCTGTTCGGCGTCGATGTCGACATCCGCCCTGGCGAGATAACCGCGCTGCTCGGAACCAACGGAGCCGGCAAGTCCACGCTGTTGCGCGCCATCGGCGGGGTGGCTTCGGTGACCGCTGGTGCAGTGCACCTGGGTCCGGTTGACCTGCTCGCCCTCGAACCCGATGAGATAGCGGCCGCCGGAATAGCTCAGATGCCTGGCGGCCACGGGGTGTTCGGGGGTCTCACCGTCGAGGAGAACCTGCGGGTGGCAGCCTGGCTGCTACGCGGCGACGGGTCGACGGTCGCAGATCGCACCGCTCAGGCGCTGGAGCGGTTCCCGGTCCTGGCCGAACGTGGCGGTGACCAGGCCGGAGACCTGTCGGGTGGCCAGCAACAACAGCTCGCGCTGGCCATGGCCCTCATGACGCGGCCCCAGGTGCTGTTGATCGACGAGCTGTCGCTCGGTCTGGCCCCGCTGGTGGTCGAACGTCTTATCGACGAGCTGAGGGCGCTGCGAGACGAGGGCACCACCATCGTCATCGTCGAGCAATCAGTGAACGTGGCCCTGAGCGTGGCCGACCACGCCTACTTCATGGAGAAGGGCGCCATCCGCTTCGACGGTTCCGCCGACGAACTGGCCAAGCAGCCCGAACTGATCCAGGCCATCTACCTCCAGGGAACTCGACAGGCCCTCGGTGAGACCGAGAGAGCGGCCCCCAGCACCCCGCGCTCCTCGGCACCGACCGGCCCCGCGCCGACGACCGCCGCCGAGACCGCCGACCCGGCCCCGGCCCCGGCCCCGACCGTCCCGGCTCTGGTCACTGACGACCTGAACGTGACCTTCGGTGGCATCAGTGCGGTGCGAGGGGTGAGCCTGTCGGTTGCCCCTGGGGAGATCGTGGGCCTGATCGGCCCGAACGGAGCAGGCAAGACCACCCTGCTCGACCTGATCAGCGGATTCACCGCCGTGGATTCCGGCCAGATCTTCCTGCACGGCACCGACATCTTCGGTCTCAGCCCCTCCAGCCGGGCCCGAGCCGGGCTGGGCCGATCGTTTCAGGATGCCCGCCTGTTCCCGGGCCTCACCGTGACCGAGACGGTGTCGACGGCGCTGGAACGTTGGATCGAGGCGGGCGACCCGCTGTCGGCGGCGCTGCGGCTTCCGGCCGTGCAGATGACCGAGGCAGCGGTGGCTCAGCGAGTCGAGGAGCTGCTGGAGACGTTCGGGCTCACCACCCTTCGAAGCTCTCGGGTGGCCGAGCTGTCCACTGGCTCACGACGCATGGTCGACCTGGCCTGTGTGGTGGCCCACGGGCCTTCGCTGGTGCTACTGGACGAGCCCTCGTCTGGGATCGCGCAGAGAGAAGCCGAGGCCCTGGCCCCGGTGTTGTCGGGGCTTCGGTCGACGATGGGCGTGACACTGGTAGTCATCGAACACGACATCTCCCTCATCGCCTCGATCGCCGATCGTCTGGTGGCCCTCGACGAAGGAGCGGTCGTCACCTCGGGTACGCCCGAAGAGGTTCTGAACCACCGGGCGGTGGTCGAGTCCTACCTCGGCACCTCGACCCACACCCTCAAGCGATCCGACCATTCGAACCGGACCTCAACGCCCGAACCCAGTCCCCTAGAGGTGCGTCATGAACCAGCCCGCCGGACCGGCGCAGCGGCCCTGGCCCAAGCTGTCGCCTGCACAACGATTCGGACCTCTCCTGGCCGTGGTCGTCTTGTTGGTGGGGGCGGGCGTGGTGGCCACCGTCAGGGGCGGTGA
- a CDS encoding alpha/beta hydrolase encodes MSARSRSHDGHPAPEVNGAIKRTTVAVAALAVLSAVAGCSPGDSRRSMDAGDNVGVASTPFEAVAADQTCPATAPAEARCYRVEVPADWSKPHSSTISLPVVVVPATGPDVRPDPLVVPAGGPGGSMTPVAARWSDPHRDIVLYDQRGTGAAEPLLDCPERNEVWVENLQIDGSFEEERAAIVDALNDCRHRLEMAGIDLDDYDTEANVADLDAIRMALGYDQWNILGISYGARLTMAAMRSTPNGIRSVILDSVDDVTTGGIAATRVSGDRAFAELAAACNESTTCATQHDDLSAEIDAVERRYNAAPVHVQIDLGDGQGPQEFLITGADMMGGLFQAMYDPVLLALLPSIIGDLSAGDTAIVGELVRRSVSARHEIAWGMNLTVNCADHASSDPDEDASAISDPGRFRLLLTVPLCSEWPVEPTSDVFNEPVESDISTLVMAGRFDPITPPSGSEAVAGRLSNATFALWPNRGHVVTGDPCADTIMSAFLENPAALLDLTCVEALTGPRFL; translated from the coding sequence ATGTCCGCCAGATCCCGTAGCCACGACGGTCACCCGGCGCCAGAAGTGAACGGCGCCATCAAGAGGACGACAGTGGCCGTTGCCGCGTTGGCTGTGTTGAGTGCGGTGGCTGGTTGCAGCCCCGGAGATTCCCGTCGGTCGATGGACGCTGGAGACAACGTCGGGGTGGCCTCTACTCCGTTCGAGGCGGTCGCGGCGGACCAGACCTGCCCGGCCACCGCACCCGCCGAAGCGAGGTGTTACCGAGTCGAGGTCCCCGCGGACTGGAGCAAGCCACACAGCTCCACCATCTCGCTTCCTGTCGTCGTCGTCCCGGCAACCGGGCCCGACGTACGTCCCGATCCTCTCGTCGTGCCTGCCGGTGGGCCAGGCGGGTCGATGACTCCTGTGGCCGCGAGATGGAGCGACCCTCATCGGGACATCGTCCTCTATGACCAGCGAGGCACCGGTGCCGCCGAACCTCTTCTCGACTGCCCTGAGCGCAACGAGGTTTGGGTCGAGAACCTCCAGATCGACGGCTCCTTCGAAGAGGAACGCGCCGCGATCGTGGACGCGCTCAATGATTGCCGGCACCGTCTCGAGATGGCCGGGATCGACCTCGACGACTACGACACTGAGGCCAACGTTGCCGACCTCGATGCGATCCGAATGGCACTCGGCTATGACCAGTGGAACATCCTGGGAATCAGCTATGGGGCGCGTTTGACGATGGCGGCGATGCGATCCACCCCGAACGGGATCCGCTCGGTCATCCTCGACTCGGTCGACGATGTGACCACGGGCGGGATCGCTGCGACCCGAGTCTCAGGCGATCGGGCATTCGCCGAGCTGGCCGCCGCGTGCAACGAGAGCACCACCTGCGCTACGCAGCACGACGACCTCTCCGCTGAGATCGACGCGGTCGAGCGGCGCTACAACGCTGCGCCGGTCCACGTTCAGATCGATCTCGGGGACGGCCAGGGACCCCAGGAGTTCTTGATCACCGGTGCCGACATGATGGGGGGTCTTTTCCAAGCCATGTACGACCCGGTCCTGCTCGCTTTGCTCCCGTCGATCATCGGGGACCTCTCCGCGGGGGACACCGCGATCGTCGGCGAGCTGGTTCGCCGCAGCGTCTCCGCAAGACACGAGATCGCCTGGGGCATGAACCTCACCGTGAACTGCGCGGACCACGCCAGTAGCGACCCTGACGAAGACGCCTCAGCGATCTCCGATCCCGGACGATTCCGTCTCCTGCTCACCGTCCCGCTGTGTTCTGAGTGGCCAGTCGAACCAACCTCCGACGTCTTCAACGAGCCCGTCGAATCCGACATCTCCACGTTGGTCATGGCTGGGAGATTCGACCCCATCACCCCGCCAAGTGGCAGTGAGGCGGTCGCCGGGCGACTCTCCAACGCAACTTTCGCGCTCTGGCCGAACCGCGGCCACGTCGTCACCGGTGACCCATGTGCCGACACGATCATGTCAGCGTTCCTGGAGAACCCAGCCGCCCTGCTCGACCTCACATGTGTCGAGGCCCTAACGGGGCCGAGGTTTTTGTAG
- a CDS encoding ester cyclase: MTNATEFDPIVHARRVIDAVNQRDIDFLMSVLAPGYIAEWPDATLDRDPSIGREIEMMTGLPDLRFDIGTATMLADGRVLVEATVVGTHAGELVLPFGLVLPPTGRTLSMPFDFIMTFSDGQLVYERLRFDHHVLIHQLGDGPL; this comes from the coding sequence GTGACCAACGCGACGGAGTTCGACCCGATCGTCCATGCCCGCCGGGTGATCGACGCTGTGAACCAGCGAGACATCGATTTCTTGATGAGCGTTCTCGCCCCCGGATACATCGCCGAGTGGCCCGACGCCACCCTCGACCGTGACCCGTCGATCGGACGCGAGATCGAGATGATGACGGGTCTCCCCGACCTGCGTTTCGACATCGGGACGGCAACGATGCTGGCTGACGGGCGCGTCCTAGTCGAAGCGACCGTCGTCGGCACCCACGCCGGTGAGCTCGTCCTGCCCTTCGGCCTCGTCCTTCCCCCGACCGGCCGCACCCTGTCGATGCCGTTCGACTTCATCATGACCTTCTCCGACGGTCAGCTCGTCTACGAACGCCTCCGCTTCGACCACCACGTACTCATCCACCAACTCGGCGACGGACCTCTCTGA
- a CDS encoding DUF4234 domain-containing protein — translation MSDQIPSDPSGVDPTASFPPPTDPTAPPSTGPTPPWGPGDGAYVPPATSYTPMAPTPMAPFTPAQRMRAAVERRVTADYLFSFWTALGWTLLTCGIFGYYVVYKMFERWVAHNQRRLEVLEAGTTMAWEKAVAAGRGDELTPWFESLGTQIGVLRRITTEFRDPGLWTLICVLAGGIGQIIGYVLLDGDLTDHEAAERSAEEQLAAILASLGVHVALPPAPVPKGRHNTVGRIVALFASCGLYSFWWQYDVMEEGNANFRADWAREDALLAALGA, via the coding sequence GTGTCCGACCAGATCCCCTCTGATCCCTCCGGTGTCGATCCCACCGCATCGTTCCCTCCACCAACGGATCCGACGGCTCCCCCCAGCACCGGCCCGACGCCTCCGTGGGGCCCGGGTGACGGGGCGTACGTTCCCCCTGCAACTTCCTACACGCCGATGGCCCCCACACCGATGGCCCCGTTCACGCCGGCCCAACGCATGCGGGCGGCAGTGGAGCGGCGGGTCACGGCCGACTACCTGTTCAGCTTCTGGACCGCCCTCGGGTGGACCCTGCTGACGTGCGGGATCTTCGGCTACTACGTGGTCTACAAGATGTTCGAACGGTGGGTGGCCCACAACCAGCGACGCCTCGAGGTGCTCGAAGCAGGTACCACCATGGCCTGGGAGAAGGCGGTGGCGGCGGGTCGGGGCGACGAGTTGACCCCGTGGTTCGAGTCTCTCGGCACCCAGATCGGTGTCCTGCGCCGGATCACCACCGAGTTCCGAGACCCGGGACTGTGGACGTTGATCTGCGTTCTGGCCGGCGGAATTGGTCAGATCATCGGTTACGTCCTGCTCGACGGTGACCTCACCGACCACGAGGCCGCCGAACGGTCCGCCGAGGAACAGTTGGCGGCCATCCTCGCCTCGCTGGGCGTTCACGTCGCCCTGCCCCCGGCCCCGGTGCCCAAGGGGCGCCACAACACCGTCGGACGCATCGTGGCCCTGTTCGCCAGCTGTGGTCTGTACTCATTTTGGTGGCAGTACGACGTGATGGAGGAAGGCAACGCCAACTTCCGTGCCGACTGGGCCCGCGAAGACGCCCTGCTCGCCGCCCTCGGAGCCTGA
- a CDS encoding response regulator transcription factor — protein MRVVIADDSVLLREGLARLLAESGHEIVAAVGDGDALLDALDTTDERRPEVAVVDIRMPPTYTHEGAQAAVEARLRYPDIAILLLSQSIETQFAFDLARTHPERFGYLLKDHVVDVAVLTDAIATVAAGGTVLDPEVVGQLLGRRSAQDRISRLTPREKEMLAAMAEGRSNRAISSRFALSEKTIDAHIRSIFTKLDLLPEPDDHRRVLAVRAWLDGT, from the coding sequence ATGCGGGTCGTGATCGCCGACGACTCGGTCCTACTTCGCGAGGGGCTTGCCCGACTGCTGGCCGAGTCCGGACACGAGATCGTCGCCGCAGTCGGCGATGGCGACGCTCTGCTCGACGCCCTCGACACAACGGACGAGCGTCGGCCGGAGGTCGCTGTTGTCGACATCCGTATGCCCCCCACCTATACACACGAGGGAGCTCAGGCTGCGGTCGAAGCGCGGCTACGATACCCCGACATCGCAATCCTGCTGCTGTCACAGAGCATCGAGACGCAGTTCGCGTTCGATCTGGCCCGCACCCATCCGGAGCGGTTCGGTTATCTGCTCAAGGACCACGTTGTCGATGTCGCGGTCCTCACCGATGCCATAGCCACGGTTGCGGCCGGCGGAACGGTCCTCGATCCCGAGGTGGTCGGTCAGCTCCTAGGACGACGCAGCGCCCAGGACCGCATCTCCCGCCTCACCCCCAGGGAGAAGGAGATGCTCGCCGCTATGGCCGAAGGCCGATCCAACCGGGCCATTAGCTCACGTTTCGCGCTCAGCGAGAAGACCATCGACGCGCACATCCGCAGCATCTTCACCAAGCTCGACCTGCTTCCCGAGCCAGACGACCACCGCCGCGTCCTCGCCGTTCGAGCTTGGCTGGACGGCACATAG
- a CDS encoding acetyl-CoA acetyltransferase: MGSHGIKDRVAIVGMGCTPFTEAWDKGVDDLALEASNEAFASAGVTKDDVDAYWLGTAQSGMSGITLARALQLQSKPVTRVENYCATGSEALRQAAYAVASGAYDMAMAVGVEKVKDSGFQGLNALPIPNDGTTRTLTAAGSFSMVAPAYAEKYGVPIEDLKRTLARIASKNHYNGARNPRAQFRREMSVDQICAMPPVAGLLSVFDCAGVADGSAAAIVVRAEDAHRYTDHPIYIKALSFVAGNGSGLADPSYDYTWFPEIAACAADAYAQAGIEGDPTARIAMAEVHDCFTPTELVLMEDLQFSARGTAWQDVEAGRFDLGGELPVNPDGGLKSFGHPVGASGLRMMFEAWLQLRGEAPEDRRISSISGDRNLALTHNLGGYPGEMVSFVSILGPEPG, from the coding sequence ATGGGAAGCCACGGCATCAAGGACCGCGTGGCCATCGTCGGGATGGGCTGCACCCCCTTCACCGAAGCGTGGGACAAGGGCGTCGACGATCTCGCCCTCGAAGCATCCAACGAGGCGTTCGCGTCGGCCGGAGTCACCAAGGACGACGTCGACGCCTATTGGCTGGGTACGGCCCAGTCGGGCATGAGCGGCATAACCCTGGCCCGTGCTCTCCAGTTGCAGTCCAAGCCGGTCACCCGGGTCGAGAACTACTGCGCCACCGGATCCGAAGCCCTGCGCCAGGCCGCCTATGCGGTGGCGTCGGGGGCCTACGACATGGCCATGGCCGTCGGTGTCGAGAAGGTGAAGGACTCCGGGTTCCAAGGGCTCAACGCCTTACCCATCCCCAACGATGGCACCACCCGCACCCTGACCGCGGCGGGGTCGTTCTCCATGGTGGCCCCGGCCTACGCCGAGAAGTACGGCGTTCCGATCGAGGACCTCAAGCGCACTCTGGCCCGCATCGCGTCGAAGAACCACTACAACGGGGCCCGCAACCCGCGGGCTCAGTTCCGGCGAGAGATGAGCGTCGACCAGATCTGCGCCATGCCTCCGGTGGCTGGCCTACTAAGCGTGTTCGATTGTGCCGGGGTGGCCGACGGTTCGGCCGCCGCCATCGTGGTGCGAGCCGAGGACGCCCACCGCTACACCGACCACCCGATCTACATAAAGGCCCTCAGCTTCGTGGCCGGCAACGGCTCGGGCCTGGCCGACCCGAGCTACGACTACACCTGGTTCCCCGAGATCGCGGCGTGTGCCGCCGATGCCTACGCCCAGGCCGGCATCGAAGGTGACCCCACCGCCCGCATCGCCATGGCCGAGGTCCACGACTGCTTCACCCCCACCGAGCTGGTGCTGATGGAGGACCTCCAGTTCTCGGCCCGGGGTACGGCATGGCAAGACGTCGAGGCCGGCCGCTTCGACCTCGGCGGCGAACTTCCCGTCAACCCCGACGGCGGGCTCAAGAGCTTCGGACATCCCGTCGGGGCCAGCGGCCTCCGCATGATGTTCGAGGCCTGGCTCCAGCTCCGGGGAGAGGCCCCCGAGGACCGCCGGATCAGCTCCATCTCCGGCGACCGGAACCTGGCCCTCACCCACAACCTGGGCGGATACCCCGGCGAGATGGTCAGCTTCGTGAGCATCCTCGGCCCCGAACCGGGCTGA
- a CDS encoding OB-fold domain-containing protein has product MRGIISHGAYLPYRRLDRTTIAAVSGTGGGKGSRTVASYDEDTTTLAVEAARRALRATAALPGAVWFSTVTPAYVDKTNATAIHAALRLPGDVIAADFGGAVRSGVAALRSALAGGPTTLLVSADVRTGLPGSADEAAGGDAGAALLVGDDADGEVIAEVLGAGSATDEFLDRWRTPGDARSKQWEEKFGETRYVPLAVAAFRAALADAGIESDQVDHLVVASTHARAAKAALRKLGVDGAKVADDLAGTVGNPGAAQPALLLSAALEQAHPGQVIVLLSLADGADAIVLRATDAIASHAVTDPIGEQIGSGAPVTYGKFLAWRGMITPEPPRRPEPARPSASAAGRSEDWKFGFVGTRDRSSGALHLPPARVSRDGGAVDEMEPAPMAEVGGTIVTFTIDKLVYSPSPPVVFAIVDFDGGGRAPIELTDVDPADVAIGGRVEMTFRRLFTADGIHNYFWKARPVRDAATTDTATEA; this is encoded by the coding sequence ATGCGAGGGATCATCAGCCACGGGGCCTACCTCCCCTACCGGCGGCTAGACCGCACCACCATCGCCGCGGTGTCCGGCACCGGGGGAGGCAAGGGCAGCCGGACGGTGGCCAGCTACGACGAGGACACCACCACCCTGGCGGTGGAGGCGGCCCGTCGTGCCTTGCGCGCCACCGCCGCCCTGCCCGGCGCCGTGTGGTTCTCCACCGTGACGCCCGCCTACGTCGACAAGACCAATGCCACGGCGATCCATGCCGCTCTGCGCCTGCCCGGCGACGTGATAGCCGCCGATTTCGGTGGTGCCGTCCGCTCGGGCGTGGCCGCCCTGCGATCGGCCCTGGCCGGAGGGCCCACGACCCTGCTGGTCAGCGCCGATGTTCGCACTGGCCTCCCCGGGAGCGCCGACGAGGCCGCCGGTGGTGACGCCGGCGCCGCCCTGCTGGTCGGAGACGACGCTGACGGCGAGGTCATCGCGGAAGTGCTCGGTGCGGGATCGGCCACCGACGAGTTCCTCGACCGCTGGCGCACCCCGGGCGACGCTCGATCCAAACAGTGGGAGGAGAAGTTCGGCGAAACCCGCTACGTGCCGTTGGCGGTGGCAGCCTTCCGGGCCGCGCTGGCCGACGCCGGGATCGAATCCGACCAGGTGGACCACCTCGTGGTGGCGTCCACCCATGCCCGGGCCGCGAAGGCCGCGCTTCGCAAGCTGGGTGTCGACGGGGCCAAGGTCGCCGATGACCTGGCCGGCACCGTCGGCAATCCAGGCGCGGCCCAGCCTGCCCTGTTGTTGTCCGCGGCCCTGGAACAGGCCCACCCCGGCCAGGTGATCGTCTTGTTGTCTCTGGCGGATGGAGCCGACGCCATCGTGCTGCGGGCCACCGATGCCATCGCCAGCCACGCCGTGACCGATCCCATCGGGGAACAGATCGGATCCGGGGCTCCGGTGACCTACGGCAAGTTCCTGGCCTGGCGGGGGATGATCACCCCCGAGCCACCCCGTCGACCCGAGCCGGCCCGTCCCTCGGCCTCGGCGGCAGGCCGTAGCGAAGACTGGAAGTTCGGTTTCGTCGGCACCAGAGACCGATCCTCTGGCGCCCTCCACCTCCCACCCGCCCGGGTGTCACGAGATGGCGGCGCCGTCGACGAGATGGAGCCGGCACCCATGGCCGAGGTGGGTGGCACCATCGTCACCTTCACCATCGACAAGCTGGTGTACTCCCCCAGCCCGCCCGTGGTGTTCGCCATCGTGGACTTCGACGGTGGGGGCCGGGCCCCCATCGAGCTCACCGACGTGGACCCTGCCGACGTCGCCATCGGTGGACGGGTCGAGATGACGTTCCGCCGGCTGTTCACCGCCGATGGAATCCACAACTACTTCTGGAAGGCCCGCCCCGTCCGGGACGCCGCCACCACCGACACCGCAACGGAGGCCTGA
- a CDS encoding TMEM165/GDT1 family protein, giving the protein MEAFLISFAVIFVAELGDKSQLMAMAFATRYRPVPILIGITIATALVHAVSVVVGSLLGDSFPTDTINVVAGVAFLGFAAWTFRGDDLTEDEADRVNKSDRSAVVAAGVAFFLAELGDKTMLATITLATTGSLVGTWIGSTLGMVAADALAIGVGAALGKKLPERAIRIGATVSFVIFGLLLIFEGVRG; this is encoded by the coding sequence ATGGAAGCGTTCCTGATCAGCTTCGCCGTCATCTTCGTGGCCGAGCTCGGCGACAAGAGCCAGCTCATGGCCATGGCTTTCGCCACCCGCTACCGGCCGGTCCCGATCTTGATCGGCATCACCATCGCCACGGCCTTGGTCCATGCCGTGTCGGTGGTGGTCGGCTCCCTGCTGGGCGACTCGTTCCCGACCGACACCATCAACGTCGTGGCCGGTGTCGCCTTCCTGGGCTTCGCGGCCTGGACGTTCAGGGGCGACGATCTCACCGAGGACGAAGCCGATCGGGTCAACAAGAGCGACCGTTCCGCGGTCGTAGCCGCCGGCGTCGCCTTTTTCCTGGCCGAGCTCGGCGACAAGACGATGCTGGCCACCATCACCCTGGCCACCACCGGGAGTCTGGTCGGAACCTGGATCGGGTCCACGTTGGGAATGGTGGCGGCCGACGCCCTCGCCATCGGTGTCGGTGCCGCCCTCGGCAAGAAGCTGCCCGAGCGCGCCATCCGCATCGGTGCCACCGTGTCGTTTGTGATCTTCGGCCTGTTGCTGATCTTCGAGGGGGTCAGGGGCTGA